Proteins encoded together in one Bombus affinis isolate iyBomAffi1 chromosome 2, iyBomAffi1.2, whole genome shotgun sequence window:
- the LOC126928934 gene encoding UDP-glucuronic acid decarboxylase 1 has protein sequence MVVTPRKMKQVAFFVICIILVLGFYRTLVNPEDEQSFTRLHPRDRKSRLEDVNEIENVNEKIQEAEENVRYTDIKDIEEAKIRIRELEGKLQHLEAKIENKVSKDFPTVKFLNYKNRKRILVTGGAGFVGSHLVDRLMLAGHEVIVVDNFFTGRKRNVEHWVGHENFELVHHDIVRPLYLEVDEIYHLASPASPPHYMLNPVKTIKTNTLGTINILGLAKRVGARVLIASTSEVYGDPNEHPQSETYWGHVNPIGPRACYDEGKRVAETLSYAYMRQEGISVRVARIFNTFGPRMHMNDGRVVSNFILQALQNDSITIYGSGKQTRSFQYVSDLVDGLVALMASNYTQPINIGNPVEHTIEEFALIIKDLVGTNSKIVELAAVEDDPQRRRPDITRAKKYLNWEPKVPLAEGLKKTIMYFAKELQRTKHSQKTSIKQSSYKNDHDIVEQL, from the exons ATGGTTGTCACTCCGCGAAAGATGAAACAGGTTGCCTTCTTCGTGATTTGTATAATATTAG TGTTAGGATTTTACAGAACATTAGTTAATCCAGAAGATGAACAATCTTTCACCCGACTTCATCCAAGAGATCGTAAATCTCGTCTAGAAGATGTAAATGAGATTGAAAATGTCAATGAAAAAATTCAAGAGGCTGAAGAAAATGTACGTTACACTGATATCAAAGATATCGAAGAAGCAAAAATACGAATTCGTGAATTAGAGGGCAAACTGCAACATCTTGAAGCTAAAATTGAGAACAAAGTATCAAAAGACTTTCCAACAGTCAAATTTCTTAACTATAAGAATCGAAAGAGGATATTGGTGACAGGTGGAGCTGGCTTTGTTGGATCACATTTGGTTGACCGTTTAATGCTTGCTGGCCATGAAGTAATAGTTGTAGATAATTTTTTTACTGGCAGGAAACGTAATGTTGAACATTGGGTTGGCCATGAAAATTTTGAGCTTGTTCACCATGACATTGTTAGACCTCTCTATTTAGAAGTTGATGAAATATATCACCTTGCTAGCCCAGCTAGTCCACCACATTATATGCTTAATCCAGTTAAAACAATAAAAACAAATACATTAGGTACAATAAATATCTTAG GTCTTGCAAAAAGGGTAGGAGCAAGAGTTTTAATTGCTAGCACATCTGAAGTTTATGGAGATCCTAATGAACATCCTCAATCAGAAACTTATTGGGGACATGTGAATCCTATAG GTCCAAGAGCTTGTTACGACGAAGGAAAACGCGTAGCAGAAACATTAAGCTACGCATATATGAGACAAGAAGGCATTTCCGTGCGTGTTGCCCgaatttttaatacatttgGGCCAAGGATGCACATGAATGATGGTCGAGTAGTTTCGAACTTTATTCTACAAGCGTTACAGAATGACTCGATTACGATATACGGTAGCGGAAAACAGACGCGATCTTTTCAATATGTATCCGACTTAGTCGATGGATTAGTTGCCCTAATGGCGTCTAATTACACTCAACCAATAAATATTGGAAATCCTGTCGAGCATACAATAGAAG AATTTGCCCTTATAATAAAGGATCTAGTTGGTACTAATAGTAAGATAGTCGAACTTGCCGCGGTCGAAGATGATCCACAACGAAGGAGACCCGATATTACTAGAGCTAAGAAGTATTTGAATTGGGAACCGAAGGTTCCTTTAGCCGAAGGACTTAAAAAGACGATAATGTATTTCGCTAAAGAATTACAGAGGACGAAGCACTCTCAGAAAACTAGTATAAAACAATCTTCCTACAAAAACGATCACGATATAGTGGAGCAACTTTAG